One Halolamina litorea genomic window carries:
- a CDS encoding site-2 protease family protein, whose product MIDGLLQVVPSVGPLTWVLVGALAYTLAAYWLDAEGYLPDAIHVSGPITTIHTKRGRAFLNWLAGPKRFWRAWTNVGLGITLVIMVGMFVMLLQQGRSIIENPPAPSAVNEPGNVLVIPGVNEFLPLSVAPEIVAGLLIGLVVHEGGHGLLCRVENIDIESMGLVTFAVIPIGAFVEPDEEDQRTADRGGRARMFAAGVTNNYVVTIVAFALLLGPVVGSIGVAAGAPIGGVLPGSAADDAGIEPGDRIVMAGGQEIGDGGELDSYLEESTDGSVQVTLSDGTETTVERSLLVTRLAGGSPFDREGAAGVDVNDTVTAINGTEVRTEQGLREAIGDRTTVAVTTDDGETTTAPMGVLALASTPNTTAGASDPADHPLNYSAGFPGREPFTVLSIDGQRTLTPADVTAALDGKAAGTSVEVVAVVDGERRTATVTLAADYREGESGGYLGISPLSGYGGIGASSLGVDYYPAAGFLSLLSGDGSMGIGAGSALALVLVVLLLPFIGAVGGAGYNFAGFVGINRGFYEIAGPLEPLGGGVFLLANLLFWTGWINLNLAIFNCIPAYPLDGGRILRASVEAVVSRLPIEDKHTATRAVTTSVGLAMLACLLLVVFGPQYLN is encoded by the coding sequence ATGATCGACGGGCTGCTCCAAGTCGTTCCCTCCGTCGGCCCGCTGACGTGGGTGTTGGTCGGCGCACTCGCCTACACGCTCGCGGCCTACTGGCTCGACGCCGAGGGCTACCTCCCCGACGCGATCCACGTCTCGGGGCCGATCACGACCATCCACACCAAGCGCGGGCGGGCCTTCCTGAACTGGCTCGCCGGCCCCAAGCGCTTCTGGCGCGCGTGGACCAACGTCGGCCTCGGGATCACGCTGGTGATCATGGTCGGGATGTTCGTGATGCTGCTCCAGCAGGGCCGCAGCATCATCGAGAACCCGCCGGCCCCGTCAGCGGTGAACGAGCCGGGGAACGTGCTCGTCATCCCCGGTGTAAACGAGTTCCTCCCGCTCTCGGTCGCCCCGGAAATCGTCGCCGGCCTGCTGATCGGGCTGGTGGTCCACGAGGGCGGCCACGGCTTGCTCTGTCGCGTCGAGAACATCGACATCGAGTCGATGGGGCTCGTCACATTCGCCGTCATCCCCATCGGCGCGTTCGTCGAACCCGACGAGGAGGACCAGCGGACCGCGGACCGGGGCGGTCGCGCCCGAATGTTCGCAGCCGGCGTCACCAACAACTACGTCGTCACCATCGTCGCCTTCGCGCTGCTCTTGGGGCCGGTGGTCGGCTCCATCGGCGTCGCCGCTGGGGCCCCGATCGGCGGGGTGCTGCCGGGGTCGGCCGCCGACGACGCCGGGATCGAACCGGGTGACCGGATCGTGATGGCCGGCGGCCAGGAGATCGGGGACGGCGGCGAACTCGACAGCTACCTCGAAGAGAGCACCGACGGCTCGGTGCAGGTCACGCTGAGCGACGGCACCGAGACGACCGTCGAACGCTCGTTGCTCGTGACCAGACTCGCGGGCGGATCGCCGTTCGACCGCGAAGGCGCTGCCGGCGTCGACGTGAACGACACCGTCACCGCCATCAACGGCACCGAGGTCCGCACCGAACAGGGCCTCCGAGAAGCCATCGGCGACCGCACGACCGTCGCCGTCACGACTGACGACGGCGAGACGACGACGGCGCCGATGGGCGTACTCGCACTCGCCAGCACGCCGAACACGACAGCCGGCGCCTCCGACCCCGCCGACCACCCGCTGAACTACTCGGCGGGCTTCCCCGGCCGTGAGCCGTTCACCGTGCTCAGCATCGACGGCCAGCGGACGCTGACCCCGGCCGACGTGACCGCGGCGCTCGACGGGAAGGCAGCGGGCACGTCAGTCGAAGTCGTCGCCGTCGTCGACGGGGAACGCCGGACGGCGACCGTCACGCTCGCCGCGGACTACCGCGAGGGCGAGTCGGGTGGCTACCTCGGCATCTCGCCGCTGTCGGGCTACGGCGGCATCGGCGCCAGTAGCCTCGGCGTGGATTACTACCCGGCCGCCGGCTTCCTGTCGCTGCTGAGCGGCGATGGCAGCATGGGTATCGGGGCCGGATCGGCGCTCGCGCTGGTGTTGGTCGTGTTGCTCCTGCCGTTCATCGGCGCCGTCGGCGGTGCCGGCTACAACTTCGCCGGCTTCGTCGGGATCAACCGCGGCTTCTACGAGATCGCCGGGCCGCTCGAACCGCTCGGTGGCGGGGTGTTCCTGCTGGCGAACCTCCTCTTTTGGACCGGCTGGATCAACCTCAACCTCGCTATCTTCAACTGCATCCCGGCGTACCCGCTCGACGGCGGGCGCATCCTCCGGGCCAGCGTCGAGGCCGTCGTCTCCCGGCTCCCCATCGAGGACAAACACACCGCCACTCGGGCGGTGACCACCAGCGTGGGGCTGGCGATGCTCGCCTGCCTGCTGCTGGTCGTGTTCGGCCCGCAGTACCTCAACTGA
- a CDS encoding ZIP family metal transporter, with protein sequence MSVQSTFVDVVGTDPVVQGLAGGLFIALLNALGAAIVLVWRNPTRKWLDGSLGFAAGVMVSASYTSLLIPGIEFAADADYRAVGLGPVELSGITPVIIGFALGVLLLDSGDRWAHYLGFLVSSRLTGGGSDDDSPENEARLMSVLLFTLAITIHNMPEALAVGVGFGGGDVAEGLSLMIAIGIQNIPEGLAVSVAAINAGLGRRWYATIAGIRAGLVEVPLALLGAWAVVVAAPLLPYAMGFAAGGMLYVIVDDIVPSTQEHGNERVASLGLMVGAAVMLTLDVVLG encoded by the coding sequence GTGAGCGTCCAGTCGACGTTCGTCGACGTCGTCGGGACCGATCCGGTCGTTCAGGGGTTGGCCGGCGGGCTGTTCATCGCGTTGCTCAACGCCCTCGGCGCCGCCATCGTACTGGTCTGGCGGAACCCGACCCGGAAGTGGCTCGACGGCTCGCTCGGCTTCGCGGCCGGCGTGATGGTGTCTGCGAGCTACACCAGCCTGCTCATCCCCGGGATCGAGTTCGCCGCGGACGCAGACTACCGAGCCGTCGGACTCGGCCCGGTCGAACTGTCGGGGATCACGCCCGTGATAATCGGTTTCGCCCTCGGCGTGCTGTTGCTCGACAGCGGCGACCGCTGGGCGCACTACCTGGGCTTCCTCGTCAGCTCCCGGCTGACGGGGGGTGGCTCCGACGACGACTCGCCCGAAAACGAGGCCCGGCTCATGTCGGTCCTCCTGTTCACCTTGGCGATCACCATCCACAACATGCCCGAGGCGCTCGCCGTCGGCGTCGGCTTCGGCGGCGGCGACGTGGCCGAGGGGCTCTCGCTGATGATCGCCATCGGGATCCAGAACATCCCCGAAGGGCTCGCTGTCTCGGTCGCGGCGATCAACGCCGGCCTCGGCCGCCGGTGGTACGCCACCATCGCCGGCATCCGTGCCGGACTCGTCGAGGTCCCGCTCGCACTCCTTGGAGCGTGGGCCGTCGTCGTCGCCGCGCCGCTGCTGCCCTACGCGATGGGGTTCGCCGCTGGCGGAATGCTCTACGTCATCGTCGACGACATCGTTCCGTCGACGCAGGAGCACGGTAACGAGCGGGTCGCCTCGCTCGGCCTGATGGTCGGCGCCGCCGTGATGCTCACGCTCGACGTGGTGCTCGGTTGA